The Mixophyes fleayi isolate aMixFle1 chromosome 1, aMixFle1.hap1, whole genome shotgun sequence genome includes a region encoding these proteins:
- the LOC142109504 gene encoding uncharacterized protein LOC142109504 isoform X3, which yields MEGRQETSRRNMEDRVQRIGDSVDRLTSVVEEVRSSRNTTNSLLERLITVHSEISASIQVNNNIQARMAVAMEQNTAVYYQMNQSMAQMHMQQQQQTMHLQMQSMHVMNISEELRVRRAQGNVSVPLPDWNISGFVPPTPQQRTSSALHTPVVEVRRPESARRRLLQEDPEEEIINPVSSEEEG from the exons atggaaggaaggcaggaaacATCTCGCCGAAATATGGAAGACAGAGTTCAGAGAATTGGTGACTCGGTAGACCGTTTAacgtctgttgtggaagaggtacgAAGCTCCCGTAATACCACCAATTCGTTACTGGAGCGACTCATCACAGTGCACAGTGAAATATCAGCATCTATTCAAGTAAATAACAACATTCAAGCGCGAATGGCTGTTGCAATGGAGCAGAATACAGCAGTGTATTACCAGATGAATCAATCCATGGCACAGATGCAtatgcaacaacaacaacagacaatgcatctgcaaatgCAGTCAATGCATGTCATGAATATCAGTGAAGAGCTGAGAGTCCGGCGAGCACAGGGTAATGTTTCAGTCCCATTACCCGATTGGAACATTTCTGGATTTGTTCCACCAACACCCCAGCAGAGGACGTCATCTGCACTCCACACCCCCGTGGTGGAAGTAAGAAGAccggagtcagcaaggagaaGATTGTTACAGGAAGATCCAGAAGAGGAAATCATCAACCCCGTCTCATCTGAGGAAGAAGG GTAA
- the LOC142109504 gene encoding uncharacterized protein LOC142109504 isoform X1: MEGRQETSRRNMEDRVQRIGDSVDRLTSVVEEVRSSRNTTNSLLERLITVHSEISASIQVNNNIQARMAVAMEQNTAVYYQMNQSMAQMHMQQQQQTMHLQMQSMHVMNISEELRVRRAQGNVSVPLPDWNISGFVPPTPQQRTSSALHTPVVEVRRPESARRRLLQEDPEEEIINPVSSEEEGLHPNIGWIQLSRIWNRKLQP; encoded by the exons atggaaggaaggcaggaaacATCTCGCCGAAATATGGAAGACAGAGTTCAGAGAATTGGTGACTCGGTAGACCGTTTAacgtctgttgtggaagaggtacgAAGCTCCCGTAATACCACCAATTCGTTACTGGAGCGACTCATCACAGTGCACAGTGAAATATCAGCATCTATTCAAGTAAATAACAACATTCAAGCGCGAATGGCTGTTGCAATGGAGCAGAATACAGCAGTGTATTACCAGATGAATCAATCCATGGCACAGATGCAtatgcaacaacaacaacagacaatgcatctgcaaatgCAGTCAATGCATGTCATGAATATCAGTGAAGAGCTGAGAGTCCGGCGAGCACAGGGTAATGTTTCAGTCCCATTACCCGATTGGAACATTTCTGGATTTGTTCCACCAACACCCCAGCAGAGGACGTCATCTGCACTCCACACCCCCGTGGTGGAAGTAAGAAGAccggagtcagcaaggagaaGATTGTTACAGGAAGATCCAGAAGAGGAAATCATCAACCCCGTCTCATCTGAGGAAGAAGG ATTGCACCCAAATATTGGCTGGATACAACTTTCACGAATATGGAATCGAAAATTGCAGCCATAA
- the LOC142109504 gene encoding uncharacterized protein LOC142109504 isoform X2: protein MEGRQETSRRNMEDRVQRIGDSVDRLTSVVEEVRSSRNTTNSLLERLITVHSEISASIQVNNNIQARMAVAMEQNTAVYYQMNQSMAQMHMQQQQQTMHLQMQSMHVMNISEELRVRRAQGNVSVPLPDWNISGFVPPTPQQRTSSALHTPVVEVRRPESARRRLLQEDPEEEIINPVSSEEEGKK, encoded by the exons atggaaggaaggcaggaaacATCTCGCCGAAATATGGAAGACAGAGTTCAGAGAATTGGTGACTCGGTAGACCGTTTAacgtctgttgtggaagaggtacgAAGCTCCCGTAATACCACCAATTCGTTACTGGAGCGACTCATCACAGTGCACAGTGAAATATCAGCATCTATTCAAGTAAATAACAACATTCAAGCGCGAATGGCTGTTGCAATGGAGCAGAATACAGCAGTGTATTACCAGATGAATCAATCCATGGCACAGATGCAtatgcaacaacaacaacagacaatgcatctgcaaatgCAGTCAATGCATGTCATGAATATCAGTGAAGAGCTGAGAGTCCGGCGAGCACAGGGTAATGTTTCAGTCCCATTACCCGATTGGAACATTTCTGGATTTGTTCCACCAACACCCCAGCAGAGGACGTCATCTGCACTCCACACCCCCGTGGTGGAAGTAAGAAGAccggagtcagcaaggagaaGATTGTTACAGGAAGATCCAGAAGAGGAAATCATCAACCCCGTCTCATCTGAGGAAGAAGG AAAAAAGTGA